The following coding sequences are from one Manduca sexta isolate Smith_Timp_Sample1 chromosome 7, JHU_Msex_v1.0, whole genome shotgun sequence window:
- the LOC115455545 gene encoding uncharacterized protein LOC115455545 — protein MSKRYFPHEYGDRKKAKLDVSISDHNFPLSQNNSYQESNKADTWGDENDDEMLLLASQACEEACNNNDISQLANYTICMQPASTSTQICQPGPSAKTSFVFKKPSSNPSSTLSTHLKDKCDRISSPLPGFSSKLVGKDTRSVNQTDDFIFNDKIYKGQDSNVVYQQLLQMQEENAKLKSENGKLLEKCLTKEGEASILRTQLKNCQMSVDNARLEKIKAQEKVQMEYNEKLNLANNQMHDLRTQLDFKNLEIISIKEKCKKLESTKLKLTQVTVSGNDISASNKHINNYNSNDYTQVKRVKTTCSSVQTEDKVKFLKLNKASRKDISKLDTVLPYLLQSAQSQQYSLLDYNEKLQKRTDLSHNKCRIYSTFLRAPSTPLPREGSFKIQTNCVYEDLCCIAAGDSDQLRYFNVFTTIKSSLEEVVTRLETICRRMTSAFQKEMDEKYIESSTTYLDVKRNELLEGRALYKEEQEILARRMTAVLSYVLESSRGVDYYNNFEKQTAKEQRASITDIISRICELLDSTSCATMYSGLLLSICILIQIILSQTKNHTLLDPIKSVITARAMPFVYCNILGTVKTISLWENFKKTFCPGSNTGNLKIDYDQGVLLCKKDSCYLQTLWKHVEVCLKCIEKQNLPESAVAFTRDLLVLHSNTCEGASYGQDKYSCDCQLTLIQVVVYALRICSVMLDSHKVSLHDTSGSSDIFQELLSVCRCGVQALYQCTIKDVEFTTQLSYNEGHLIEFCEIMKCYEHSEVYSNMLSELAGTLQCSPDDTPSAFHKEAWLKSFTTFTITD, from the exons ATGTCTAAAAGATATTTTCCACACGAATATGGAGACAGGAAAAAGGCAAAACTTGATGTCAGCATATCTGACCACAACTTCCCTTTGAGCCAAAACAATTCATACCAAG AATCAAACAAGGCAGACACATGGGGTGATGAAAATGATGACGAAATGCTTCTTCTGGCCAGCCAGGCGTGCGAAGAGGCGTGTAACAATAACGATATCAGTCAATTGGCTAATTACACAATATGTATGCAGCCAGCATCCACAAGTACACAAATTTGTCAACCGGGACCGAGCGCGAAAACATCATTCGTGTTCAAAAAACCGTCAAGCAACCCCTCCAGTACTCTGTCAACGCATTTGAAAGACAAATGCGATAGGATATCATCGCCATTGCCAGGATTTTCCTCTAAACTCGTTGGGAAGGATACCAGATCTGTTAATCAGACTGACGACTTTATATTCAACgataaaatatacaaaggaCAGGACTCCAATGTTGTTTATCAGCAGTTACTTCAAATGCAAGAAGAGAATGCAAAACTTAAGTCAGAAAATGGGAAATTGCTGGAGAAATGTTTGACCAAAGAAGGGGAGGCTTCCATTTTAAGGACACAGTTGAAGAATTGTCAAATGTCTGTAGACAATGCCAGGTTGGAGAAGATTAAAGCTCAGGAAAAGGTCCAGATGGAGTATAATGAAAAGCTCAATTTGGCAAACAATCAAATGCATGACTTGAGGACACAGTTAGACTTTAAG AATCTAGAAATAATCAGTATAAAAGAGAAATGCAAGAAGTTGGAGTCGACAAAACTAAAGCTAACACAAGTTACTGTTAGTGGTAATGATATATCGGCAAG TAATAAGCACATTAATAACTACAATTCAAACGATTATACTCAGGTGAAGAGAGTAAAAACTACTTGCAGTTCAGTACAAACTGAAGACAAAGTAAAGTTTCTTAAACTGAACAAAGCCTCTAGGaaag atATCTCTAAATTGGACACAGTACTACCTTACTTACTACAATCGGCGCAAAGCCAGCAGTATTCTCTACTAGATTACAACGAGAAGCTGCAGAAAAGAACAGATCTATCACACAATAAGTGTAGGATTTACAGCACATTCCTAAGAGCTCCGTCGACACCATTGCCCAGGGAAGGCAGTTTTAAAATCCAAACGAATTGTGTTTACGAGGATTTGTGCTGCATTGCTGCAGGAGATTCTGATCAACTTAGGTATTTTAAt GTGTTCACAACTATAAAATCTTCTTTAGAAGAAGTTGTCACTCGACTGGAAACAATATGCAGGAGAATGACGTCAGCATTCCAGAAAGAAATGGACGAGAAATACATAGAGTCAAGTACCACTTACTTAGATGTAAAGAGAAACGAATTGTTAGAAGGAAG GGCGTTGTATAAAGAAGAACAAGAGATACTGGCGCGTCGTATGACCGCTGTGTTATCGTATGTTCTAGAAAGCTCTAGAGGCgtggattactataataattttgagaaaCAGACTGCAAAGGAACAGAGAGCTAGCATTACCGATATTATATCTAGGATATGTGAGCTACTTGATAGCACT TCATGTGCAACCATGTACAGTGgtttattattgtcaatttgtattttaatacaaattatattatcgcAAACAAAGAATCACACCCTGTTGGATCCAATAAAGTCTGTGATAACCGCACGAGCTATGCCTTTTGTATATTGCAATATCCTTGGAACAGTAAAGACAATATCGCTGTGGGAGAACTTCAAAAAAACATTCTGTCCTGGATCCAATACTGGGAATCTTAAAATAGACTATGATCAAggtgttttattatgtaaaaaag ATTCATGCTATCTACAAACCCTTTGGAAGCATGTGGAAGTTTGTTTGAAATGTATTGAGAAACAGAATTTGCCAGAAAGTGCGGTCGCATTCACGCGAGACCTATTAGTTTTACACAGTAATACTTGTGAAGGAGCCAGTTATGGGCAGGATAAATACAG ttgcGATTGCCAGCTAACATTGATTCAAGTTGTGGTTTATGCTTTGAGAATATGTTCTGTAATGCTTGACAGCCACAAAGTATCTTTACATG ATACGTCAGGAAGTTCCGATATTTTTCAAGAACTATTGTCGGTTTGTAGGTGTGGCGTGCAAGCGCTGTACCAGTGCACCATAAAGGACGTAGAGTTTACCACACAGCTATCCTATAACGAAGGTCATCTTATCGAGTTTTGTGAGATCATGAAGTGCTATGAACACAGTGAAGTTTATT caaACATGTTATCTGAATTGGCGGGGACCTTGCAGTGTTCGCCGGACGACACGCCCTCAGCATTCCACAAGGAAGCGTGGCTCAAGAGCTTTACTACTTTCACAATAACTGACTga
- the LOC115455547 gene encoding protein YIPF1, translating to MTNVNTGELLNFQDYSPEHNDRSARIDVEAVHSNPYNNTMSTTSYNYEEPKMTQEPEAVPQSNHNFWTIEYYQKYFDVQTSEVVERIISSVLPQKVSRNYFDERIKGKPDMYGPIWISVTLIFTIAVSGNIADYLQNANKPIPWRYDFHLVSYAATAIMSYVWIVPLALWAALKWTTVSDGQDEIETQTSRTPSMISLFCLYGYSLSIYIPVAILWTIQISWLQWLFVLMAAFVSGAVLIFWLLPALKNTKYFIILAGSILAFHFLLAAGFMLYFFHAPSKPEIIPIITTPKV from the exons ATGACGAACGTGAATACAGGAGAGTTATTGAATTTCCAAGACTATTCACCGGAGCACAATGACCGCAGCGCGCGTATTGATGTTGAGGCCGTGCATTCAAACCCCTACAATAATACAATGTCGACAACATCGTACAACTACGAAGAGCCTAAAATGACTCAGGAACCTGAGGCTGTGCCGCAAT CCAATCACAATTTCTGGACAATAGAGTACTATCAGAAGTACTTTGACGTCCAAACAAGTGAAGTAGTGGAGAGGATCATATCATCAGTCCTTCCGCAGAAGGTCTCCCGTAATTACTTTGACGAGAGGATCAAGGGGAAGCCAGATATGTATGGCCCTATCTGGATTTCTGTAACTTTG ATCTTTACAATAGCGGTCAGTGGCAACATAGCTGACTACCTTCAAAACGCCAACAAGCCAATACCCTGGCGTTATGACTTTCACCTGGTATCATATGCAGCCACTGCTATTATGAGCTATGTGTGGATCGTGCCACTGGCATTGTGGGCTGCGCTCAAATGGACCACTGTCTCTGATGGACAGGACGAAATAGAAACACAG ACATCAAGAACACCATCAATGATATCCTTATTCTGTTTATATGGATATTCTCTCTCAATCTACATTCCTGTGGCCATCTTATGGACCATCCAGATCTCGTGGCTCCAATGGCTTTTTGTATTGATGGCAGCATTCGTTTCCGGAGCGGTACTTATATTTTGGTTGTTGCCTGCATTGAAGAACACAAAGTATTTCATTATTCTTGCCGGTTCAATCTTAGCGTTCCACTTCTTGCTGGCAGCCGGATTTATGCTTTATTTCTTCCACGCTCCAAGCAAGCCCGAAATTATTCCTATTATAACAACCCCAAAAGTTTGA
- the LOC115455562 gene encoding leucine-rich repeat and immunoglobulin-like domain-containing nogo receptor-interacting protein 3 → MQWLHNILALAVIWCGVVAEACPAGCVCNETRLACEGAAAAGGRLTSAALAHRALRLQELVWTGSNVNTLDPQLFDGLTQLTYIDLSRNEIKKTEYGLFPHLGHLQLLNLSRNHLEDIPRLTFADLDNLEYLDLSHNRLSVIPFQVFGPMTKLVYLDLSHNKIASFLDYYFNPNKHLRALFLNNNSLVKITSNALVNLRELEILDLSSNKLDYLPRSVFDNFEQLKKLNLSYNQLQNISHDAYKNLRNLIYLNMGGNRLRSLPPGLFQHNENLKTIYLDHTEIQVIQNTNFKGLNNLEQLYLRNNYNLREIETYVFQDTPSLTHLNISYNSLTFLPLSLKMLDSLKALDIRNNPWACDCRMAWFASWAESRKQIITSDLSCRLTYPNDMLRILNHTNCKPPRLIHSSPLTLYRLQTDALLECRFDGNPMPSITWITPTRMVFHWNPDQLIPDIFHKHGVAHDQYYNAIDNFRSRVKVLENGSLFIGDIHREDCGTYLCFATNPSANVTAEVVLNIDPMTMFEIKMYSLLWGAVCAAAFLGLTLLVQALHYIVYRFRLMETCCSCCTCVSRDAPRTRQIYSMLDNIEQYKRQQLEKLRENYAVQVHRIKENCTQQMEWIQNSYSTQANHLRNIRDIGTNHLTAMKDQYYDQVKRVREYSTCQLNWVRENYVFQRNKIRKFSAHQILRLRESYKYQQQTLNKVLENLPSLYFENCRSGSCGRSDSMAFDPDVEVIDMYLKTKIEKLSNLPNPIADDESKMSVYYTPTERSINSRRNSPITIPEGIHINMIETGPPPRLPAMLRSLQYGPPPTVDTPTPPDSPSPTTSKCAVPARQYQCERVDAKPSSEPLLGREHAQYERARRKGQLPASASSPELSGAAEQARQAAHTAARVLLAVELTQPECQLRHAAGQLVCGECVKLCENTPL, encoded by the exons ATGCAGTGGCTGCACAATATATTGGCGCTGGCAGTAATCTGGTGTGGTGTGGTGGCGGAGGCGTGCCCGGCCGGCTGCGTGTGCAATGAGACGCGGCTGGCGTGCgagggcgcggcggcggcgggcggccgGCTCACCAGCGCCGCGCTCGCGCACCGCGCCCTGCGGCTGCAGGAGCTTGTCTGGACCGGCTCCAACGTCAACACCCTCGACCCACAACTCTTCGACGGTCTGACACAACTCACGTACATCGATTTGAGCAGAAACGAAATTAAGAAAACCGAATACGGCCTCTTCCCACATCTCGGACACCTCCAGCTCCTAAACTTATCGAGAAACCATTTAGAGGATATACCGAGATTGACCTTTGCCGATTTAGACAATCTAGAATACCTAGATCTATCCCACAACCGGCTCAGTGTGATACCGTTCCAGGTCTTCGGGCCCATGACCAAACTCGTGTACCTAGACCTGTCGCATAATAAGATAGCTAGCTTCCTAGACTATTACTTTAATCCTAACAAACATTTGAGAGCGCTGTTCCTAAATAATAATAGCCTAGTCAAAATCACATCTAACGCTCTAGTCAACTTGAGGGAATTGGAGATATTAGATCTGTCTAGCAACAAATTAGACTACTTACCCAGGTCTGTCTTCGACAACTTCGAACAACTGAAGAAGCTGAATCTGAGCTACAACCAGTTGCAAAACATATCACACGATGCTTATAAGAATCTAAGaaacttaatatatttgaacATGGGCGGCAACAGGCTGAGATCCCTGCCGCCCGGGCTCTTCCAACATAAcgaaaacttaaaaactatctACCTCGACCACACTGAAATACAAGTTATACAGAACACTAACTTCAAAGgcttaaataatttagaacaactatacttaagaaataattataatttgcgtgAAATAGAGACGTACGTGTTCCAAGACACGCCATCTCTTACTCACCTCAACATCAGCTACAACAGTTTGACATTTCTACCGCTTTCACTCAAGATGCTCGATAGCCTGAAAGCGCTCGACATCCGAAACAACCCATGGGCATGTGATTGCCGCATGGCATGGTTTGCGTCCTGGGCCGAAAGCAGAAAACAGATCATAACATCCGACCTGAGTTGTCGGCTGACGTACCCCAACGACATGTTGCGGATACTGAACCATACCAACTGCAAGCCGCCGCGGCTGATCCACAGCAGCCCGCTCACGCTGTATCGGCTGCAGACGGACGCACTGCTCGAGTGCAGGTTCGATGGGAACCCGATGCCGTCCATCACATGGATCACCCCCACCAGGATGGTGTTCCACTGGAACCCGGACCAGTTGATACCGGACATCTTCCACAAACACGGCGTCGCACACGATCAGTATTACAACGCTATAGACAACTTCAGATCAAGAGTCAAAGTGTTGGAGAACGGATCATTATTTATAGGAGATATACACAGAGAAGACTGCGGAACTTACTTATGCTTTGCAACGAATCCTTCCGCGAATGTGACAGCGGAAGTTGTCCTAAACATAGACCCTATGACCATGTTCGAAATCAAAATGTATAGTTTACTGTGGGGAGCGGTGTGTGCTGCGGCGTTCCTAGGGCTTACACTGCTCGTGCAAGCGCTACACTACATAGTATAcag GTTCCGCTTGATGGAGACATGCTGCAGCTGTTGTACGTGCGTCAGTCGCGACGCGCCGCGCACGCGACAAATATACAGCATGTTGGACAACATCGAACAATACAAGAGACAACAGCTCGAGAAATTACGAGAAAATTATGCCGTTCAA GTGCATCGAATAAAAGAGAATTGTACGCAACAAATGGAATGGATACAGAACAGTTACTCGACACAAGCGAATCACCTGCGCAATATACGAGATATCGGAACCAATCACCTTACCGCTATGAAAGATCAGTATTATGACCAG GTAAAACGCGTGAGAGAATACTCGACGTGCCAGCTGAACTGGGTGCGTGAGAACTATGTGTTCCAAAGGAACAAAATAAGGAAGTTCAGCGCGCACCAGATCTTACGGCTACGAGAGTCGTACAAGTACCAGCAGCAGACTCTCAACAAAGTGCTGGAGAACCTGCCCAGCCTGTACTTCGAGAACTGCCGCAGCGGGTCGTGCGGCCGCAGCGACTCCATGGCGTTCGACCCCGACGTCGAGGTCATCGACATGTATCTCAAGACTAAGATAGAGAAGCTGTCCAATCTGCCCAACCCGATCGCGGACGACGAGAGCAAGATGTCCGTGTACTACACGCCCACAGAGAGGTCGATCAACTCGAGGCGGAACTCTCCGATAACGATACCGGAGGGCATCCACATCAACATGATCGAGACGGGCCCGCCGCCGCGGCTGCCGGCCATGCTGCGGTCGCTGCAGTACGGCCCGCCGCCGACCGTGGACACGCCCACGCCGCCCGACTCGCCCTCGCCGACCACGTCCAAGTGCGCGGTGCCGGCGCGCCAGTACCAGTGCGAGCGCGTGGACGCCAAGCCGTCGAGCGAGCCGCTGCTGGGCCGCGAGCACGCGCAGTACGAGCGCGCGCGGCGGAAGGGGCAGCTGCCGGCCAGCGCGAGCTCACCGGAGCTGTCGGGCGCGGCGGAGCAGGCGCGGCAGGCGGCGCACACGGCGGCGCGCGTGCTGCTGGCGGTGGAGCTGACGCAGCCGGAGTGCCAGCTGCGGCACGCGGCGGGCCAGCTGGTGTGCGGCGAGTGCGTGAAGCTGTGCGAGAACACGCCCTTGTAG